The DNA sequence GGTGTTCAGAGGATTGTTCGTACTGTTCGCAGTCGGCAAAATACAATACCGAAGTAAATGTGCATAAATTAATGCCGAAAGACCAAGTGGTACAGGCGGCGCAAAATGCCCGTGCAAATGGCAGCACACGCTTCTGCATGGGGTCAGCGTGGAGAAACATCCGTGACAACCGTGACTTTGACCGCGTGCTGGAGATGGTTTCTGAGGTAAACGAAATGGGCCTTGAGGTTTGCTGTACTTTGGGTATGCTTACTGAAGAGCAGGCACAAAAGCTTAAGGATGCTGGTTTGTATGCTTACAACCATAACCTTGATACTTCAAGAGAGCATTACGACAAGGTGATTACCACCAGAACTTATGACGACCGCCTGGAAACGATCGAAAATGTTCAAAAGGCAAAAATTTCGGTTTGTTCAGGAGGAATCATTGGTTTGGGAGAGACCAACAAGGACCGTATCAGTATGTTACATACCCTTTCGACACTGCAAACGCACCCCGAATCTGTTCCTGTAAATGCTTTGGTACCTATTGATGGCACACCAATGGCAGGAAATAAGCGTGTTTCTACTTGGGATATGGTAAGAATGATCGCTACGGCAAGAATTTTGATGCCTAAGTCGATGGTTCGCCTTTCAGCAGGAAGAAATGAAATGAGCTTTGAAGATCAAGCATTATGCTTTATGGCAGGAGCGAGTTCTATTTTTGCTGGCGACGAACTACTAACGACCCCTAACCCTGAGCAGGACAAAGACAAAGAAATGTTTCAGGTACTGAATTTAAAACCGCGTGCTTCGTTCAAGGAAACCAAGCATTTTGATTTGAATATGCAGTAATATCAACAAAAGATATAGAAAAAGGCGGTTTGTGTAATACAAACCGCTTTTTTTATGTTTGATCGTAGGGGGATACCGTTAAGAACGACTCATGATATTGAATTATCGTAATCCCAAATAAAACACACCTCACTTATGATCATTTCTGTCAATACGATTCAGAAAGTTTTAAAATATATTCCGACGAGCGTCTATTACGGCATTGCCAATGTGCTCTACTTCGTCGGCTTCAGATTGTCGGGTTACCGCAAAGCGGTGGTTCGAAAAAATATCCGCCAGGCCTTCCCTGAAAAATCAGAAAAAGAGTGCCTGAAGATTGAACAGCAATTCTTCCATCACCTTTGTGACTATATCGTCGAAACAGCCCTGCTTTCCAAAATGGATGCCCAGGAGCTGAGTCGCCGCATTACCTTTAACAATGCAGATTTACTGAACGATTATTACGATCAGGGAAAAAATGTGGTGCTCACAACCGGCCATCAGGCCAACTGGGAATGGATGGCGCTCATGCCCAAACTCCTCAAGTTTAAATCCTCGGCGGTATACCGTCAGCAATCTGCGGATGTTTCCGATCAGATTATCCTGCAAAACCGCAGCAAGTTTGGCTTTAACATGATTAAGGACAAAGAACTGATTGCATACTTGAAAAACCAGCCCGCAGATTCCCTCGAACTGATTTATATGCTGTGCGATCAGCGCCCACAACCCACCAAGCGCCCCAAGGTGCTGAAATTTATGCACCAGCCGACGGCTGTATTTCAGGGGTTGGATTTTATTGCCCGAAAGTTTGATTACGAGGTGGTGTATGCGCAGCTTGAGAAAACCAGCCGTGGCCATTACGAAGTAACCTTCCGCCCACTGGATCCTCAGGAGGGAGAAACACCTGTGGAATGCTTTTTCCAAAAACTTGAAGACAGCATCCGCCATCAGCCATTTACCTATTTATGGTCGCATAACCGATGGAAAAACCCGCCAGTCGTTGAATAAATTTGAAAGCAATCACTGCTGTTTATAAAAAAAGGGAGCCATAAGATGGTTCCCTTTTTTATGCATTTCAAAAATAATCGGTTGTTTAGAAATAGTAACGATAATAGCCTCGGCGTCCCTTTGCGGTAACACCTTCTATAATTACTCGGCCCCGAATTCGGGACAAAATATCCACGAGCTGTTCTGGGTCTTTAATTTTGATATTATTGATCTCCGTAACCACAAATCCTTCGGCAATCCCGAGTCGTCGGAACCACCCGTTGCCAATTTTCACGACGCGCACGCCGTAGTCAATACCAATCATATCACGCTCCACAGTGGGCACCCGCTCAAATGCTGCCCCAAGCTCCCGATCGGCATACACTTCCTTTTTCACCAGGCCTGTTTTGCCATCAATGTTGGTCAGCACCAAAGAGGCGCTATAAATTCTGCCCTTACGTTTATAGGTCAACTTAATGCGGTCGCCAGGCGAGCGGTAGCTGATCAGTTCCTCAAATTCTGCCTGCGAATCAATTTGCTGCCCATCAATGTCCAGAATCACATCGCCCACGGCCAGCCCAGCCTTCAATGCAGCACCATTCTTCTGAACATCAGCAAGCACCACCCCATCATAAGCTTTCAGTTCCAGTTTTTTGACGATCTCCTGGGTAATATCAACCACCTGACCGCCAAAAAAGGCCTTCTGTACCTGTCCATATTTAATGATATCATCCACCACCTTGGTGACAATATCGACGGGCACGGCAAAACCATATCCCGCATAAGAGCCCGTCTTGGATAGAATAGCGGTGTTAATACCCACCAAACGCCCGTGGGTATCCACCAAAGCGCCTCCCGAGTTCCCTGGGTTAATGGCGGCATCGGTCTGAATAAAGGATTCCAACGGGAAATTCCCTGCATTAACATGAATCTGCCGACCTTTGGCACTGACAATCCCCGCAGTTACGGTGGAGGTCAGGTTAAAGGGATTTCCGACCGCCAGCACATAAGCGCCAACGGGCAAATCCTTGGAACTTGCAATTTCAATATTGGGCAATTGGTTACCTTTGATTTTCAGCACGGCCAAATCCGTGGAAGGATCTCGCCCTACCACCTTCGCTTCGTAGGTTCGCTTGTCATGGATCACCTCAATGCGGTCGGCGCCATCAATCACATGGTTATTGGTCACAATAAACCCGTCCGTGGAATAAATTACCCCTGAACCCGAACCTACTCCCTGATAGCCAGAGCTGGAATCTCCGCCACGCATAAAATACTCGTACCACGAAC is a window from the Persicobacter psychrovividus genome containing:
- the bioB gene encoding biotin synthase BioB, whose product is MTEIRNNWTREEIAEIYNSPIMDLIYRAATVHREFHDPNEVQVCTLLSIKTGGCSEDCSYCSQSAKYNTEVNVHKLMPKDQVVQAAQNARANGSTRFCMGSAWRNIRDNRDFDRVLEMVSEVNEMGLEVCCTLGMLTEEQAQKLKDAGLYAYNHNLDTSREHYDKVITTRTYDDRLETIENVQKAKISVCSGGIIGLGETNKDRISMLHTLSTLQTHPESVPVNALVPIDGTPMAGNKRVSTWDMVRMIATARILMPKSMVRLSAGRNEMSFEDQALCFMAGASSIFAGDELLTTPNPEQDKDKEMFQVLNLKPRASFKETKHFDLNMQ
- a CDS encoding lysophospholipid acyltransferase family protein, encoding MIISVNTIQKVLKYIPTSVYYGIANVLYFVGFRLSGYRKAVVRKNIRQAFPEKSEKECLKIEQQFFHHLCDYIVETALLSKMDAQELSRRITFNNADLLNDYYDQGKNVVLTTGHQANWEWMALMPKLLKFKSSAVYRQQSADVSDQIILQNRSKFGFNMIKDKELIAYLKNQPADSLELIYMLCDQRPQPTKRPKVLKFMHQPTAVFQGLDFIARKFDYEVVYAQLEKTSRGHYEVTFRPLDPQEGETPVECFFQKLEDSIRHQPFTYLWSHNRWKNPPVVE
- a CDS encoding trypsin-like peptidase domain-containing protein → MKDWIRLGVVAIGTALATVFFINDFSDQNTGPAIRMVSQKYQTPIAKSVFSEGAGINADETTMPKNGFVEASRKSLPSVVYIKTFVQGRAVSSWYEYFMRGGDSSSGYQGVGSGSGVIYSTDGFIVTNNHVIDGADRIEVIHDKRTYEAKVVGRDPSTDLAVLKIKGNQLPNIEIASSKDLPVGAYVLAVGNPFNLTSTVTAGIVSAKGRQIHVNAGNFPLESFIQTDAAINPGNSGGALVDTHGRLVGINTAILSKTGSYAGYGFAVPVDIVTKVVDDIIKYGQVQKAFFGGQVVDITQEIVKKLELKAYDGVVLADVQKNGAALKAGLAVGDVILDIDGQQIDSQAEFEELISYRSPGDRIKLTYKRKGRIYSASLVLTNIDGKTGLVKKEVYADRELGAAFERVPTVERDMIGIDYGVRVVKIGNGWFRRLGIAEGFVVTEINNIKIKDPEQLVDILSRIRGRVIIEGVTAKGRRGYYRYYF